In Streptomyces canus, one DNA window encodes the following:
- a CDS encoding ATP-binding protein — MDSDGTRDARGTHANPVPRARSDMPPMPSQAPGVPPLPDGSAFLTWLRTPRSETLPGVWRFGHRPRPEAEPELIPGRQLISGALIAFLVGWLVWSLLQNGYLGDWWWVPLLLITPDSWRGPDGALGRTGTALLYTGYKVLIALIIMVVVGKLGRWGEVWRRFGPPAWRRAVPAHEPPPAPEEDPAEWPQLRAAGAVDAAERLAAEARAGRMRDVDHARIARAWQGVRSGRFGLATFTGAVLQDGAAACLHPSGERDLPARLARHDLLTGQVRLGTTADDARNPYAYRGTGLGLGPELLGTSLLAVGPAGSGKTGTVIRPLAESLCLHALAGRAAVVVVGAVGVGLGPADAYDVVVQIGNPESVYNLDLYGGTADPDEAAAVLAEALVGDLAEPHQGGDTRRSTTVLAQLLGPFRSVHGRFPSVPELRQLLDGAPGPMAALRKGLEDSRQESLLRELDARERQMGNPGDVGGILADRVALLDRPAFAGFFDTSGQSRPFSLKALDHPVRVRIDLPQRGHADASRMLARLVLAQFTASVAVREDRSLFACLVIDDATGVVTPEAVRGVQRLRSGNAGVVLTLRTLDDVPRPLRGPLLGAIGCRMALSGLTPWDGQDFAEVWGKEWIEARDVTDRQIIAETPAGKVLHAVRQVITGKAPTARAVTVRQVERERWSASELAHGVPAGHAVLSLTTVKGEHAPPLLVDLRG; from the coding sequence ATGGACAGCGACGGGACGCGGGACGCGCGGGGTACGCATGCGAATCCTGTGCCACGGGCACGGTCCGATATGCCGCCGATGCCGTCCCAGGCGCCTGGGGTGCCACCACTGCCGGACGGCTCGGCGTTCCTGACGTGGCTGCGGACGCCACGGTCCGAGACGCTGCCCGGGGTGTGGCGGTTCGGACACCGGCCCCGGCCGGAGGCGGAACCGGAACTGATTCCCGGCCGCCAGTTGATCAGCGGCGCGTTGATCGCGTTCCTCGTGGGCTGGCTCGTCTGGTCGCTGCTCCAGAACGGTTATCTCGGCGACTGGTGGTGGGTTCCGCTTCTTCTGATCACGCCTGACTCCTGGCGCGGCCCCGACGGCGCCCTCGGCCGGACGGGCACCGCCCTCCTCTACACGGGTTACAAGGTGCTCATCGCGTTGATCATCATGGTCGTCGTGGGCAAGCTCGGTCGCTGGGGTGAGGTCTGGCGCCGGTTCGGCCCCCCTGCCTGGCGTCGAGCCGTACCCGCGCATGAACCGCCGCCCGCCCCCGAAGAGGACCCCGCCGAATGGCCCCAGCTCCGCGCTGCCGGTGCCGTCGACGCCGCCGAGCGGCTCGCAGCCGAGGCCAGGGCCGGGCGCATGCGCGACGTCGACCACGCTCGTATCGCCCGTGCCTGGCAGGGCGTGCGCAGTGGGCGGTTCGGGCTGGCCACGTTCACCGGTGCCGTGCTCCAGGACGGCGCAGCCGCCTGTCTGCACCCCTCCGGGGAGCGGGATCTGCCCGCTCGGCTCGCTCGGCACGATCTCCTCACCGGGCAGGTGCGGCTGGGGACGACCGCCGACGACGCCCGTAATCCGTACGCCTATCGGGGGACCGGGCTCGGGCTCGGGCCCGAGCTGCTCGGTACCTCGCTGCTCGCCGTGGGGCCGGCCGGGTCCGGCAAGACCGGGACCGTCATCAGGCCGCTCGCCGAGTCGCTGTGTCTGCACGCCCTCGCCGGACGGGCCGCCGTCGTGGTGGTCGGAGCCGTGGGCGTGGGGCTCGGACCGGCCGACGCCTACGACGTCGTCGTACAGATCGGGAATCCGGAGTCGGTGTACAACCTCGACCTGTACGGCGGTACGGCCGATCCGGACGAAGCCGCGGCCGTGCTCGCCGAGGCGCTCGTCGGGGACCTCGCCGAGCCTCATCAGGGGGGCGACACCCGACGGTCGACCACGGTGCTGGCCCAGCTCCTCGGACCGTTCCGGTCGGTCCACGGCCGCTTCCCCTCCGTACCGGAGCTGCGTCAGCTGCTCGACGGGGCGCCGGGGCCGATGGCCGCGCTGCGCAAGGGGCTCGAGGACTCCCGGCAGGAGTCGCTGCTGCGGGAACTCGACGCGCGGGAGCGGCAGATGGGGAATCCGGGGGATGTGGGAGGCATTCTCGCGGACCGGGTCGCGCTGCTCGACCGGCCCGCCTTCGCGGGGTTCTTCGACACGTCCGGACAGTCGCGGCCGTTCTCGCTGAAGGCCCTCGACCACCCCGTCCGGGTCCGGATCGACCTCCCCCAGCGCGGGCACGCCGACGCCTCGCGGATGCTGGCGCGGCTGGTGCTCGCACAGTTCACGGCGAGCGTCGCGGTACGGGAGGACCGGTCGCTGTTCGCCTGTCTGGTCATCGACGACGCCACGGGGGTCGTGACCCCAGAAGCCGTACGGGGCGTTCAGCGGCTGCGGTCCGGCAACGCGGGAGTGGTGCTGACGCTGCGGACGCTGGACGACGTACCGCGGCCGCTGCGCGGGCCCCTGCTCGGGGCCATCGGGTGCCGGATGGCGCTGTCCGGGCTCACCCCGTGGGACGGGCAGGACTTCGCCGAGGTGTGGGGCAAGGAGTGGATCGAGGCGCGGGACGTCACCGACCGGCAGATCATCGCCGAGACCCCGGCCGGCAAGGTGCTGCACGCGGTGCGCCAGGTCATCACCGGCAAGGCGCCGACCGCGCGGGCGGTGACCGTGCGGCAGGTCGAGCGGGAGCGGTGGTCCGCGTCCGAACTCGCGCACGGGGTGCCGGCGGGGCACGCGGTGCTGTCGCTGACCACGGTGAAGGGCGAGCACGCGCCGCCGCTGCTGGTGGATCTGCGGGGATGA
- the gabT gene encoding 4-aminobutyrate--2-oxoglutarate transaminase encodes MTALPQERRLVTAIPGPKSQELQARRVAAVAQGVGSVLPVFTARAGGGIIEDIDGNRLIDFGSGIAVTSVGASAEAVVRRASAQLADFTHTCFMVTPYEGYVEVAEALAELTPGDHAKKSALFNSGAEAVENAVKIARAHTKRQAVVVFDHGYHGRTNLTMALTAKNMPYKHGFGPFAPEVYRVPVAYGYRWPTGPENAGPEAAAQAIDQITKQVGPENVAAIIIEPVLGEGGFIEPAKGFLPAISRFARDNGIVFVADEIQSGFCRTGQWFACEDEGIVPDLITTAKGIAGGLPLAAVTGRAEIMDAAHAGGLGGTYGGNPVACAGALGSIETMKELDLNTRAKNIETVMKARLTAMADKFDIIGDIRGRGAMIAIELVKDRTTKEPNPEATAALAKACHQEGLLVLTCGTYGNVLRFLPPLVIGEDLLNEGLDIIEQAFARI; translated from the coding sequence ATGACCGCACTGCCGCAGGAGCGCCGCCTCGTCACCGCCATCCCGGGACCCAAGTCGCAGGAGCTGCAGGCCCGCCGGGTCGCCGCGGTCGCGCAGGGAGTGGGGTCCGTGCTGCCCGTCTTCACGGCGCGCGCGGGCGGCGGGATCATCGAGGACATCGACGGGAACCGGCTGATCGACTTCGGTTCGGGCATCGCCGTGACGTCCGTCGGCGCCTCCGCCGAGGCCGTCGTACGCCGGGCCTCCGCCCAGTTGGCCGATTTCACCCACACCTGTTTCATGGTCACCCCGTACGAGGGCTATGTGGAGGTCGCCGAGGCCCTCGCCGAGCTCACCCCGGGTGACCACGCCAAGAAGTCGGCCCTGTTCAACAGCGGCGCCGAGGCCGTGGAGAACGCCGTCAAGATCGCCCGCGCCCACACCAAGCGGCAGGCCGTCGTCGTCTTCGACCACGGCTACCACGGCCGCACCAACCTCACCATGGCCCTGACCGCGAAGAACATGCCGTACAAGCACGGCTTCGGCCCCTTCGCGCCCGAGGTCTACCGCGTCCCCGTCGCCTACGGCTACCGCTGGCCCACCGGCCCCGAGAACGCGGGCCCCGAGGCCGCCGCCCAGGCCATCGACCAGATCACCAAGCAGGTCGGCCCGGAGAACGTCGCCGCGATCATCATCGAGCCCGTCCTGGGCGAGGGCGGCTTCATCGAGCCCGCCAAGGGCTTCCTGCCGGCGATCAGCCGGTTCGCCAGGGACAACGGCATCGTCTTCGTCGCCGACGAGATCCAGTCCGGCTTCTGCCGCACCGGCCAGTGGTTCGCCTGCGAGGACGAGGGCATCGTCCCGGACCTGATCACCACCGCCAAGGGCATCGCCGGCGGTCTCCCGCTCGCCGCCGTCACCGGCCGCGCCGAGATCATGGACGCCGCCCACGCCGGCGGCCTCGGCGGCACCTACGGCGGCAACCCGGTGGCCTGCGCGGGCGCGCTCGGCTCGATCGAGACGATGAAGGAGCTCGACCTCAACACCAGGGCGAAGAACATCGAGACGGTCATGAAGGCCCGCCTCACCGCCATGGCGGACAAGTTCGACATCATCGGCGACATCCGCGGCCGCGGCGCCATGATCGCCATCGAGCTCGTCAAGGACCGCACGACCAAGGAGCCCAACCCGGAGGCGACCGCCGCGCTCGCGAAGGCCTGCCACCAGGAGGGGCTGCTGGTCCTGACCTGTGGCACGTACGGCAACGTCCTGCGCTTCCTGCCCCCGCTCGTCATCGGCGAGGACCTGCTCAACGAGGGCCTCGACATCATCGAGCAGGCCTTCGCCCGCATCTGA
- a CDS encoding phosphatase PAP2 family protein, with product MGDIRPGPPQLRPGRALAHTTGASGSGSPHRSDSRPPQTPRGGRPSDPIGRLGTTPPVPGRPAFLIFLLGSAVLLFALITWQVVEDGPLLRVDERVSRALVHPDLGSAALADLGNVEVAVPVLVAALLWSARRARRTGTDRWWLPPVAAAALMALVPALVVPLKELTARSGTPVVPPGTGYYPSGHTATAAIAYGAATLLVLPWLRTTRTRRALVVLYGLVVLGVSFGLVRRGWHWPLDVVASWCLCTALLLGFWLFLARLGRR from the coding sequence GTGGGCGACATCAGGCCGGGGCCTCCCCAGCTTCGACCTGGTCGTGCCCTCGCGCACACAACTGGAGCCTCTGGCTCCGGATCTCCTCACCGATCGGACAGTCGCCCGCCCCAAACCCCCCGGGGCGGCCGACCATCCGATCCGATCGGCCGCCTCGGAACCACCCCCCCTGTTCCGGGGCGGCCGGCCTTCCTCATCTTCCTTCTCGGAAGCGCGGTCCTCCTCTTCGCCCTGATCACCTGGCAGGTCGTCGAGGACGGGCCGCTTCTGCGTGTCGACGAGCGCGTCAGCCGCGCACTGGTCCACCCGGACCTCGGCTCGGCGGCCCTCGCCGACCTGGGCAATGTCGAGGTCGCGGTTCCGGTCCTGGTCGCGGCCCTCCTCTGGTCGGCCCGGCGGGCCCGGCGCACGGGTACGGACCGCTGGTGGCTGCCGCCCGTCGCGGCGGCCGCCCTGATGGCACTGGTCCCGGCCCTGGTGGTCCCCCTCAAGGAGCTCACCGCCCGCTCGGGCACCCCGGTCGTCCCGCCCGGTACCGGCTACTACCCCTCGGGGCACACCGCCACGGCCGCCATCGCCTACGGCGCCGCCACCCTGCTCGTCCTCCCCTGGCTCCGCACCACCCGCACCCGCCGCGCACTCGTCGTCCTCTACGGCCTTGTCGTTCTCGGCGTCTCCTTCGGCCTGGTCCGCCGCGGCTGGCACTGGCCCCTGGACGTGGTGGCCAGCTGGTGCCTCTGCACGGCCCTGCTGCTCGGGTTCTGGCTTTTCCTGGCACGACTCGGCCGCCGCTGA
- a CDS encoding NAD(P)/FAD-dependent oxidoreductase translates to MAPGAMSRWTKALSEVRPVPYWLDDPGRPRPEPALTGAETCDLLVVGGGYSGLWTALNAKERDPQRDVVLLEGREVGWAASGRNGGFCAASLTHGLSNGLTRWPDEIHKLQELGARNLDEIEKAVARHDLDCEFERTGEIDVATETYQARELRDWYEELQQQDLADGVDFLDADAVREQVDSPTFEAGLWDRRGVAMLNPAKLVWGLKRACLGLGVRIYENTPALDLKSYGAGMAVRTPYGSVRARKVALGTNIFPSLVKRVRAYTVPVYDYALMTEPLSDQQIAAIGWKNRQGLGDSANQFHYFRLSADNRVLWGGYDAVYPYGGRVRAEYDDRPETYAKLAGHFFTCFPQLEGVRFTHAWGGAIDTCSRFSAFYGTAHHGKVAYAAGYTGLGVGATRFGADVMLDLLAGESTERTSLEMVRRKPLPFPPEPFAWTGIALTKWSLARADAHGGRRNLWLRTMDKLGLGFDS, encoded by the coding sequence ATGGCCCCAGGCGCCATGAGCCGTTGGACAAAGGCACTTTCCGAGGTCCGGCCGGTCCCGTACTGGCTGGACGACCCCGGCAGGCCCCGCCCCGAGCCCGCCCTCACCGGCGCCGAGACCTGCGACCTGCTGGTCGTCGGCGGTGGGTACAGCGGGCTGTGGACCGCGCTCAACGCGAAGGAGCGGGACCCGCAGCGGGACGTGGTCCTGCTGGAAGGCCGTGAGGTGGGCTGGGCCGCCTCCGGTCGCAACGGCGGCTTCTGTGCCGCCTCCCTCACCCACGGTCTGTCCAACGGGCTGACCCGCTGGCCGGACGAGATCCACAAGCTCCAGGAGCTGGGCGCCCGCAATCTCGACGAGATCGAGAAGGCGGTCGCCCGGCACGACCTCGACTGCGAGTTCGAGCGCACCGGCGAGATCGACGTGGCGACCGAGACGTACCAGGCCCGGGAACTCCGCGACTGGTACGAGGAGCTCCAGCAGCAGGACCTCGCCGACGGTGTCGACTTCCTGGACGCCGACGCGGTGCGGGAGCAGGTGGACTCGCCGACCTTCGAGGCGGGACTGTGGGACCGCCGGGGCGTGGCCATGCTCAACCCGGCCAAGCTCGTCTGGGGCCTGAAGCGGGCGTGCCTGGGACTCGGTGTCCGGATCTACGAGAACACGCCCGCCCTGGACCTGAAGTCCTACGGCGCCGGCATGGCCGTACGCACGCCGTACGGTTCGGTCCGGGCCCGGAAGGTCGCGCTCGGCACGAACATCTTCCCCAGCCTGGTCAAGCGGGTACGGGCGTACACCGTGCCGGTCTACGACTACGCGCTGATGACCGAGCCGCTGAGCGACCAGCAGATCGCGGCGATCGGCTGGAAGAACCGGCAGGGCCTGGGCGACAGCGCCAACCAGTTCCACTACTTCCGGCTCTCCGCCGACAACCGCGTCCTGTGGGGCGGGTACGACGCGGTCTACCCGTACGGCGGCCGGGTGCGGGCCGAGTACGACGACCGGCCGGAGACGTACGCCAAGCTCGCCGGGCACTTCTTCACCTGCTTCCCGCAGCTGGAGGGCGTCCGCTTCACGCACGCGTGGGGCGGCGCGATCGACACCTGCTCGCGGTTCTCCGCGTTCTACGGCACCGCGCACCACGGCAAGGTGGCGTACGCGGCCGGCTACACGGGTCTCGGTGTCGGCGCGACCCGGTTCGGGGCGGACGTGATGCTGGATCTGCTGGCCGGGGAGAGCACCGAGCGGACCTCGCTGGAGATGGTCCGCAGGAAGCCGCTGCCGTTCCCGCCGGAGCCCTTCGCCTGGACGGGTATCGCCCTCACCAAGTGGTCGCTGGCCCGTGCCGACGCGCACGGTGGGCGGCGCAACCTGTGGCTGCGGACCATGGACAAGCTCGGTCTGGGATTCGACAGCTGA
- a CDS encoding ABC transporter permease, whose translation MTFVNWLKRHLVVIAGLITLGYLLLPNVVVTVFSFNKPKGRFNYQWQQFSLDAWKDPCGVADMCGSLSISLQIAFWATIGATALGTMIAFALVRYRFRARGAVNSLIFLPMAMPEVVMAASLLTLFLNMGAQLGFWTILIAHIMFCLSFVVTAVKARVMSMDPRLEQAAQDLYAGPLQTFLRVTLPIAAPGIAAGALLAFALSFDDFIITNFNAGSTVTFPMFVWGSAQRGTPVQINVIGTTMFLVAVLLVLGSMVVSNRRNKQKPL comes from the coding sequence ATGACCTTCGTCAACTGGCTCAAGCGCCACCTCGTCGTCATCGCCGGACTGATCACGCTCGGATATCTGCTGCTGCCGAACGTCGTCGTCACGGTGTTCTCCTTCAACAAACCGAAGGGCCGCTTCAATTACCAGTGGCAGCAGTTCTCCCTGGACGCCTGGAAGGACCCCTGCGGGGTCGCCGACATGTGCGGCTCGCTCTCCATCAGCCTCCAGATCGCGTTCTGGGCGACGATCGGCGCGACCGCCCTCGGCACGATGATCGCCTTCGCGCTGGTCCGCTACCGCTTCCGCGCCCGCGGCGCCGTGAACTCGCTGATCTTCCTGCCGATGGCGATGCCCGAGGTCGTCATGGCGGCCTCGCTGCTCACCCTGTTCCTCAACATGGGCGCCCAGCTGGGCTTCTGGACGATCCTCATCGCCCACATCATGTTCTGCCTCAGCTTCGTCGTGACGGCGGTGAAGGCGCGCGTGATGTCGATGGACCCACGCCTGGAGCAGGCGGCCCAGGACCTCTACGCCGGGCCCCTGCAGACCTTCCTCCGGGTCACCCTGCCGATCGCCGCCCCCGGAATCGCCGCGGGCGCTCTGCTCGCCTTCGCGCTCTCCTTCGACGATTTCATCATCACCAACTTCAACGCGGGCTCGACCGTCACCTTCCCCATGTTCGTCTGGGGTTCGGCACAGCGCGGAACGCCCGTTCAGATCAACGTCATCGGTACGACCATGTTCCTCGTCGCCGTGCTTCTGGTGCTGGGCTCGATGGTCGTCAGCAACCGCCGTAACAAGCAAAAGCCCCTGTAG
- a CDS encoding ABC transporter permease, producing the protein MATLTEAPPPLTPTAPEKKPPRKRGRFTPYWLLLPGILWLLVFFALPMIYQASTSVQTGSLEEGYKVTWHLATYWDALSQYWPQFLRSILYAGAATVLCLVLGYPLAYLIAFRAGRWRNLIMILVIAPFFTSFLIRTLAWKTILADSGPVVSTLNTLHVLDVTNWLGWTAGDRVLATPLAVVCGLTYNFLPFMILPLYTSLERIDGRLHEAAGDLYAKPVTTFRKVTFPLSMPGVVSGTLLTFIPAAGDYVNADLLGSTDTRMVGNVIQTQFLRILDYPTAAALSFILMAAILFMVTLYIRRSGTEDLV; encoded by the coding sequence ATGGCGACCCTCACCGAGGCGCCGCCGCCTCTCACCCCGACCGCGCCCGAGAAGAAGCCCCCGCGCAAGAGGGGCCGCTTCACGCCGTACTGGCTGCTGCTGCCCGGCATCCTGTGGCTGCTGGTCTTCTTCGCGCTGCCGATGATCTACCAGGCCTCCACGTCCGTGCAGACGGGCTCCCTGGAGGAGGGCTACAAGGTCACCTGGCACCTGGCGACCTACTGGGACGCCCTGTCCCAGTACTGGCCGCAGTTCCTGCGCTCGATCCTGTACGCCGGTGCCGCGACGGTCCTCTGCCTGGTGCTGGGGTATCCACTCGCGTATCTCATCGCGTTCCGCGCGGGTCGCTGGCGGAACCTGATCATGATCCTGGTGATCGCGCCGTTCTTCACCAGCTTCCTGATCCGCACCCTCGCCTGGAAGACGATCCTCGCGGACAGCGGCCCGGTGGTGAGCACGCTCAACACGCTGCACGTCCTGGACGTCACCAACTGGCTGGGCTGGACCGCCGGCGACCGTGTGCTGGCCACGCCGCTCGCGGTGGTGTGCGGTCTGACGTACAACTTCCTGCCGTTCATGATCCTTCCGCTCTACACCTCGCTGGAACGCATCGACGGGCGGCTGCACGAGGCGGCGGGCGACCTGTACGCCAAGCCGGTCACCACCTTCCGCAAGGTCACCTTCCCGCTGTCGATGCCGGGCGTGGTCTCCGGGACGCTGCTGACCTTCATCCCGGCCGCCGGTGACTACGTCAACGCGGATCTGCTCGGCTCCACCGACACCCGCATGGTCGGAAACGTCATCCAGACGCAGTTCCTGAGGATTCTGGACTATCCGACGGCGGCGGCTCTCTCCTTCATCCTGATGGCCGCGATTCTCTTCATGGTCACGCTCTACATCCGTAGGTCCGGCACGGAGGATCTGGTTTAA
- a CDS encoding ABC transporter ATP-binding protein, whose translation MTNKNTDSSGDVRLSGISKTYDNGFTAVQPLDLTVPQGSFFALLGASGCGKTTTLRMIAGLEEPTTGTVHLGDQEVTRLPPYKRPVNTVFQSYALFPHLDIFENVAFGLRRRGIKSVKKQVEDMLELVQLGEQARKKPHQLSGGQQQRVAVARALINTPKVLLLDEPLGALDLKLRRQMQLELKRIQTEVGITFVHVTHDQEEAMTMADTVAVMNAGRVEQLGSPTDLYENPNTTFVANFLGTSNLIEAEVDSRSGGEIVLKAGGGKLMLPEARYAGPTTTGGKVLVGVRPEKISLTHADEAGEIPEGRNRITGKIADSSFIGVSTQYVIDSPVCPEFEVYAQNIDRDDRLAPGAEVVLHWNPAHTFGLDADQDIDAGIQEEATV comes from the coding sequence ATGACGAACAAGAACACCGACAGCAGCGGCGACGTCCGTCTCTCCGGCATCAGCAAGACGTACGACAACGGCTTCACCGCCGTACAGCCGCTCGACCTGACCGTCCCCCAGGGCTCCTTCTTCGCTCTGCTCGGCGCCTCCGGCTGCGGCAAGACGACCACCCTGCGCATGATCGCCGGTCTCGAGGAGCCCACGACGGGCACCGTGCACCTCGGCGACCAGGAGGTCACCCGGCTGCCGCCCTACAAGCGGCCGGTGAACACCGTCTTCCAGTCGTACGCCCTCTTCCCGCACCTCGACATCTTCGAGAACGTCGCCTTCGGCCTGCGCCGACGCGGCATCAAGTCGGTGAAGAAGCAGGTCGAGGACATGCTGGAGCTCGTGCAGCTGGGGGAGCAGGCCCGCAAGAAGCCGCACCAGTTGTCCGGTGGCCAGCAGCAGCGGGTCGCCGTGGCGCGGGCGCTGATCAACACGCCCAAGGTGCTGCTGCTGGACGAGCCGCTCGGCGCCCTCGATCTCAAGCTGCGCCGCCAGATGCAGCTGGAGCTCAAGCGCATCCAGACCGAGGTCGGCATCACCTTCGTGCACGTCACGCACGACCAGGAGGAGGCCATGACCATGGCCGACACGGTCGCCGTGATGAACGCGGGCCGCGTGGAGCAGCTCGGCTCGCCGACCGACCTCTACGAGAACCCGAACACCACCTTCGTCGCCAACTTCCTCGGCACCTCCAACCTCATCGAGGCCGAGGTCGACTCCAGGAGCGGTGGCGAGATCGTGCTGAAGGCGGGCGGCGGCAAGCTGATGCTGCCCGAGGCGCGCTACGCCGGGCCCACGACGACCGGCGGCAAGGTGCTGGTGGGTGTCCGGCCGGAGAAGATCTCCCTCACCCACGCCGACGAGGCCGGGGAGATCCCGGAGGGCCGCAACCGGATCACCGGGAAGATCGCCGACTCCTCGTTCATCGGCGTCTCCACGCAGTACGTCATCGACAGCCCCGTCTGCCCCGAGTTCGAGGTCTACGCCCAGAACATCGACCGCGACGACCGGCTCGCCCCCGGCGCCGAGGTCGTCCTGCACTGGAACCCGGCCCACACCTTCGGCCTGGACGCCGACCAGGACATCGACGCCGGTATCCAGGAAGAGGCGACGGTCTGA
- a CDS encoding ABC transporter substrate-binding protein, translating to MEQYEPDRLSPAQVAAMRRSFRSGRAAMTRRSLLRASAGGALTVGGLGALSACGIPAAGNTKGGVSAEDHSAKEKVVNFSNWTEYIDVDESEKHHPTLDQFKKRTGISVKYTEDINDNVEFFGKIKPQLAAGQDTGRDIIVLTDWLAARLIRLGWVQKLDASNLPHAYANLSAQFRDPDWDPGRAYSYVWQGISTVIAYNKKALDGVEVKSVSDLLDNAKLKGRVGFLSEMRDSIGMTLLDMGKDPSHFTADDYDAAIARLQKAVDKGQIRRFTGNDYTSDLTSGDFAACIAWAGDVVQLKADSPDIDFIIPDSGYMTSTDNMLIPNKARHKTNAERLIDFYYEPKPAAELAAYINYVTPVDGVKPELEKLDPDAANNPLIIPDKAMAAKSHAFRSLSSKEETAFEEKFAKLTGA from the coding sequence ATGGAGCAGTACGAGCCCGACCGCCTGTCCCCGGCCCAAGTGGCCGCCATGCGGCGCAGCTTCCGAAGCGGCCGGGCCGCCATGACCCGGCGGTCCCTGTTGCGTGCCTCCGCGGGCGGCGCGCTCACGGTCGGCGGCCTCGGGGCGCTGAGCGCCTGTGGCATCCCCGCGGCCGGCAACACCAAGGGCGGCGTCTCCGCGGAGGACCACTCGGCCAAGGAGAAGGTCGTCAACTTCTCCAACTGGACCGAGTACATCGACGTGGACGAGAGCGAGAAGCACCACCCCACGCTCGACCAGTTCAAGAAGCGGACCGGCATATCGGTGAAGTACACCGAGGACATCAACGACAACGTCGAGTTCTTCGGGAAGATCAAGCCGCAGCTGGCCGCCGGTCAGGACACCGGGCGGGACATCATCGTCCTCACGGACTGGCTCGCCGCCCGGCTCATCCGCCTCGGGTGGGTCCAGAAACTGGACGCCTCCAACCTCCCGCACGCGTACGCCAATCTGTCCGCGCAGTTCCGTGACCCGGACTGGGACCCCGGGCGGGCCTACAGCTATGTGTGGCAGGGCATCTCGACCGTCATCGCCTACAACAAGAAGGCCCTCGACGGCGTGGAGGTCAAGTCGGTCTCCGACCTGCTCGACAACGCCAAGCTCAAGGGGCGCGTCGGCTTCCTGTCGGAGATGCGCGACAGCATCGGCATGACCCTGCTCGACATGGGCAAGGACCCGTCGCACTTCACCGCCGACGACTACGACGCGGCCATCGCGCGCCTCCAGAAGGCCGTCGACAAGGGGCAGATCCGCCGCTTCACCGGCAACGACTACACCTCCGACCTGACCAGCGGCGACTTCGCGGCCTGTATCGCCTGGGCCGGTGACGTCGTACAGCTGAAGGCGGACAGCCCGGACATCGACTTCATCATCCCGGACAGCGGATACATGACGTCGACCGACAACATGCTGATCCCCAACAAGGCGCGTCACAAGACGAACGCCGAGCGGCTCATCGACTTCTACTACGAGCCGAAGCCGGCCGCCGAGCTCGCCGCCTACATCAACTACGTGACTCCCGTCGACGGAGTGAAGCCCGAGCTGGAGAAGCTCGACCCGGATGCGGCGAACAACCCGCTGATCATCCCCGACAAGGCCATGGCCGCGAAGTCCCACGCCTTCCGCTCCCTGAGCTCGAAGGAAGAGACGGCCTTTGAAGAGAAGTTCGCGAAGCTGACTGGGGCGTGA